The following proteins are encoded in a genomic region of Periophthalmus magnuspinnatus isolate fPerMag1 chromosome 21, fPerMag1.2.pri, whole genome shotgun sequence:
- the etv5a gene encoding ETS translocation variant 5a isoform X1: MDGFYDQQVPFIIPPNQKSSLEEPHRPLSDRKRKFVETELAQDTEELFQDLSQLQEIWIAEGTDFFYFLSSDNNFFNIFLYYPFNFSNIFVCFDSTAQVPDDEQFVPDFQSDNLMFHGPPPTKIKREQTSSKDLSPCRQDRSPMPYTEKCLYSYSACDRKPTPGFKPLTPPSTPVSPCGASNTLREQTPPTPQHGPSPTPRPTQQHPNQLHSLPFAVPCTPVTQDANTRFQRQMSEPCLPFPQSENQGHPPFLPQPPSSSSALPRDSRPPYHRQMSEPLVAVPPQSFKQEFLDPRYTEQGVPTMVPSAPGPQQPPFHPMSIKQEPRDFCFDSEVPQCQSSFRAGSFYQNNQENFFDRDSQLYFDDTCVVPERLEGKVKQEPSAYREGPPYQRRGSLQLWQFLVTLLDDPANGHFIAWTGRGMEFKLIEPEEVARRWGIQKNRPAMNYDKLSRSLRYYYEKGIMQKVAGERYVYKFVCDPEALFCMAFPDNQRPNLKADPDSLPGLGLDDDTVPLTHYEDAAPYLLEGGEQCVAGLPFQDGYGY, encoded by the exons ATGGATGGATTCTATGACCAGCAAGTCCCTTTTATAATCCCACCCAAT CAGAAGTCCAGCCTGGAGGAGCCGCACAGACCTCTGAGCGACAGGAAAAGGAAATTTGTGGAGACTGAACTGGCTCAGGACACAGAAG aacTTTTCCAAGACCTCAGCCAACTACAGGAGATCTGGATCGCTGAAGGTACTgactttttctactttttaagttcagataataatttttttaatattttcttatattatccttttaacttttctaacatttttgtgtgttttgattcCACAGCTCAGGTGCCCGACGATGAGCAGTTTGTCCCTGATTTTCAGTCTGATAATT tGATGTTTCATGGCCCTCCTCCCACCAAGATCAAACGAGAGCAGACGTCGTCCAAAGATCTGTCGCCCTGTCGTCAGGACAGGAGTCCCATGCCCTACACAGAGAAGTGCCTTTACAGCTACAG TGCCTGCGACAGGAAACCCACCCCTGGGTTCAAGCCATTAACCCCTCCCTCCACCCCAGTGTCTCCATGCGGGGCGTCCAACACACTGAGGGAGCAGACCCCTCCCACACCCCAACATGGGCCCAGTCCCACCCCGAGGCCCACGCAGCAACACCCAAACCAGCTCCACAGCCTGCCCTTCGCTGTCCCCTGCACGCCCGTGACCCAGGATGCAAACACCAG GTTTCAGAGGCAGATGTCAGAACCGTGTCTACCTTTTCCCCAGTCAGAAAACCAAGGACACCCGCCGTTCCTCCCACAGccccccagcagcagcagcgctcTGCCCCGGGACAGCCGGCCTCCGTACCACCGGCAGATGTCTGAGCCTTTGGTGGCCGTACCTCCGCAGAGTTTTAAACAGGAGTTCCTCGATCCTCGCTACACGGAGCAGGGCGTTCCCACGATGGTCCCATCTGCCCCGGGCCCACAACAGCCGCCCTTTCACCCCATGAGCATCAAGCAGGAGCCTCGGGACTTCTGTTTTGATTCTG AAGTGCCTCAGTGTCAGTCGTCGTTCAGAGCAGGGAGCTTCTACCAGAATAATCAAGAGA ACTTTTTCGACAGAGATTCTCAGCTCTATTTCGACGACACGTGTGTGGTCCCCGAGAGGCTGGAGGGGAAGGTCAAACAGGAGCCGTCTGCGTACCGGGAGGGCCCCCCGTACCAACGCCGCGGCTCTCTGCAGCTCTGGCAGTTCCTGGTCACTTTATTAGACGACCCGGCCAACGGGCATTTCATCGCGTGGACTGGGCGTGGCATGGAGTTCAAACTCATCGAGCCTGAAGAG GTGGCTCGTCGTTGGGGCATCCAGAAGAACAGACCGGCCATGAACTACGACAAACTGAGCCGCTCCCTGCGCTACTACTACGAGAAGGGCATCATGCAGAAG GTGGCCGGTGAAAGGTACGTGTACAAATTCGTGTGCGACCCCGAGGCGCTCTTCTGCATGGCGTTCCCCGACAACCAGAGGCCGAACCTGAAGGCCGACCCCGACAGCCTCCCCGGTTTGGGTTTGGACGACGACACCGTCCCGCTCACGCACTACGAGGACGCCGCCCCCTATCTGCTGGAAGGAGGGGAGCAGTGCGTCGCGGGGTTACCTTTCCAAGACGGTTACGGCTACTGA
- the etv5a gene encoding ETS translocation variant 5a isoform X2 has protein sequence MDGFYDQQVPFIIPPNQKSSLEEPHRPLSDRKRKFVETELAQDTEELFQDLSQLQEIWIAEAQVPDDEQFVPDFQSDNLMFHGPPPTKIKREQTSSKDLSPCRQDRSPMPYTEKCLYSYSACDRKPTPGFKPLTPPSTPVSPCGASNTLREQTPPTPQHGPSPTPRPTQQHPNQLHSLPFAVPCTPVTQDANTRFQRQMSEPCLPFPQSENQGHPPFLPQPPSSSSALPRDSRPPYHRQMSEPLVAVPPQSFKQEFLDPRYTEQGVPTMVPSAPGPQQPPFHPMSIKQEPRDFCFDSEVPQCQSSFRAGSFYQNNQENFFDRDSQLYFDDTCVVPERLEGKVKQEPSAYREGPPYQRRGSLQLWQFLVTLLDDPANGHFIAWTGRGMEFKLIEPEEVARRWGIQKNRPAMNYDKLSRSLRYYYEKGIMQKVAGERYVYKFVCDPEALFCMAFPDNQRPNLKADPDSLPGLGLDDDTVPLTHYEDAAPYLLEGGEQCVAGLPFQDGYGY, from the exons ATGGATGGATTCTATGACCAGCAAGTCCCTTTTATAATCCCACCCAAT CAGAAGTCCAGCCTGGAGGAGCCGCACAGACCTCTGAGCGACAGGAAAAGGAAATTTGTGGAGACTGAACTGGCTCAGGACACAGAAG aacTTTTCCAAGACCTCAGCCAACTACAGGAGATCTGGATCGCTGAAG CTCAGGTGCCCGACGATGAGCAGTTTGTCCCTGATTTTCAGTCTGATAATT tGATGTTTCATGGCCCTCCTCCCACCAAGATCAAACGAGAGCAGACGTCGTCCAAAGATCTGTCGCCCTGTCGTCAGGACAGGAGTCCCATGCCCTACACAGAGAAGTGCCTTTACAGCTACAG TGCCTGCGACAGGAAACCCACCCCTGGGTTCAAGCCATTAACCCCTCCCTCCACCCCAGTGTCTCCATGCGGGGCGTCCAACACACTGAGGGAGCAGACCCCTCCCACACCCCAACATGGGCCCAGTCCCACCCCGAGGCCCACGCAGCAACACCCAAACCAGCTCCACAGCCTGCCCTTCGCTGTCCCCTGCACGCCCGTGACCCAGGATGCAAACACCAG GTTTCAGAGGCAGATGTCAGAACCGTGTCTACCTTTTCCCCAGTCAGAAAACCAAGGACACCCGCCGTTCCTCCCACAGccccccagcagcagcagcgctcTGCCCCGGGACAGCCGGCCTCCGTACCACCGGCAGATGTCTGAGCCTTTGGTGGCCGTACCTCCGCAGAGTTTTAAACAGGAGTTCCTCGATCCTCGCTACACGGAGCAGGGCGTTCCCACGATGGTCCCATCTGCCCCGGGCCCACAACAGCCGCCCTTTCACCCCATGAGCATCAAGCAGGAGCCTCGGGACTTCTGTTTTGATTCTG AAGTGCCTCAGTGTCAGTCGTCGTTCAGAGCAGGGAGCTTCTACCAGAATAATCAAGAGA ACTTTTTCGACAGAGATTCTCAGCTCTATTTCGACGACACGTGTGTGGTCCCCGAGAGGCTGGAGGGGAAGGTCAAACAGGAGCCGTCTGCGTACCGGGAGGGCCCCCCGTACCAACGCCGCGGCTCTCTGCAGCTCTGGCAGTTCCTGGTCACTTTATTAGACGACCCGGCCAACGGGCATTTCATCGCGTGGACTGGGCGTGGCATGGAGTTCAAACTCATCGAGCCTGAAGAG GTGGCTCGTCGTTGGGGCATCCAGAAGAACAGACCGGCCATGAACTACGACAAACTGAGCCGCTCCCTGCGCTACTACTACGAGAAGGGCATCATGCAGAAG GTGGCCGGTGAAAGGTACGTGTACAAATTCGTGTGCGACCCCGAGGCGCTCTTCTGCATGGCGTTCCCCGACAACCAGAGGCCGAACCTGAAGGCCGACCCCGACAGCCTCCCCGGTTTGGGTTTGGACGACGACACCGTCCCGCTCACGCACTACGAGGACGCCGCCCCCTATCTGCTGGAAGGAGGGGAGCAGTGCGTCGCGGGGTTACCTTTCCAAGACGGTTACGGCTACTGA
- the etv5a gene encoding ETS translocation variant 5a isoform X3: protein MDGFYDQQVPFIIPPNKSSLEEPHRPLSDRKRKFVETELAQDTEELFQDLSQLQEIWIAEAQVPDDEQFVPDFQSDNLMFHGPPPTKIKREQTSSKDLSPCRQDRSPMPYTEKCLYSYSACDRKPTPGFKPLTPPSTPVSPCGASNTLREQTPPTPQHGPSPTPRPTQQHPNQLHSLPFAVPCTPVTQDANTRFQRQMSEPCLPFPQSENQGHPPFLPQPPSSSSALPRDSRPPYHRQMSEPLVAVPPQSFKQEFLDPRYTEQGVPTMVPSAPGPQQPPFHPMSIKQEPRDFCFDSEVPQCQSSFRAGSFYQNNQENFFDRDSQLYFDDTCVVPERLEGKVKQEPSAYREGPPYQRRGSLQLWQFLVTLLDDPANGHFIAWTGRGMEFKLIEPEEVARRWGIQKNRPAMNYDKLSRSLRYYYEKGIMQKVAGERYVYKFVCDPEALFCMAFPDNQRPNLKADPDSLPGLGLDDDTVPLTHYEDAAPYLLEGGEQCVAGLPFQDGYGY from the exons ATGGATGGATTCTATGACCAGCAAGTCCCTTTTATAATCCCACCCAAT AAGTCCAGCCTGGAGGAGCCGCACAGACCTCTGAGCGACAGGAAAAGGAAATTTGTGGAGACTGAACTGGCTCAGGACACAGAAG aacTTTTCCAAGACCTCAGCCAACTACAGGAGATCTGGATCGCTGAAG CTCAGGTGCCCGACGATGAGCAGTTTGTCCCTGATTTTCAGTCTGATAATT tGATGTTTCATGGCCCTCCTCCCACCAAGATCAAACGAGAGCAGACGTCGTCCAAAGATCTGTCGCCCTGTCGTCAGGACAGGAGTCCCATGCCCTACACAGAGAAGTGCCTTTACAGCTACAG TGCCTGCGACAGGAAACCCACCCCTGGGTTCAAGCCATTAACCCCTCCCTCCACCCCAGTGTCTCCATGCGGGGCGTCCAACACACTGAGGGAGCAGACCCCTCCCACACCCCAACATGGGCCCAGTCCCACCCCGAGGCCCACGCAGCAACACCCAAACCAGCTCCACAGCCTGCCCTTCGCTGTCCCCTGCACGCCCGTGACCCAGGATGCAAACACCAG GTTTCAGAGGCAGATGTCAGAACCGTGTCTACCTTTTCCCCAGTCAGAAAACCAAGGACACCCGCCGTTCCTCCCACAGccccccagcagcagcagcgctcTGCCCCGGGACAGCCGGCCTCCGTACCACCGGCAGATGTCTGAGCCTTTGGTGGCCGTACCTCCGCAGAGTTTTAAACAGGAGTTCCTCGATCCTCGCTACACGGAGCAGGGCGTTCCCACGATGGTCCCATCTGCCCCGGGCCCACAACAGCCGCCCTTTCACCCCATGAGCATCAAGCAGGAGCCTCGGGACTTCTGTTTTGATTCTG AAGTGCCTCAGTGTCAGTCGTCGTTCAGAGCAGGGAGCTTCTACCAGAATAATCAAGAGA ACTTTTTCGACAGAGATTCTCAGCTCTATTTCGACGACACGTGTGTGGTCCCCGAGAGGCTGGAGGGGAAGGTCAAACAGGAGCCGTCTGCGTACCGGGAGGGCCCCCCGTACCAACGCCGCGGCTCTCTGCAGCTCTGGCAGTTCCTGGTCACTTTATTAGACGACCCGGCCAACGGGCATTTCATCGCGTGGACTGGGCGTGGCATGGAGTTCAAACTCATCGAGCCTGAAGAG GTGGCTCGTCGTTGGGGCATCCAGAAGAACAGACCGGCCATGAACTACGACAAACTGAGCCGCTCCCTGCGCTACTACTACGAGAAGGGCATCATGCAGAAG GTGGCCGGTGAAAGGTACGTGTACAAATTCGTGTGCGACCCCGAGGCGCTCTTCTGCATGGCGTTCCCCGACAACCAGAGGCCGAACCTGAAGGCCGACCCCGACAGCCTCCCCGGTTTGGGTTTGGACGACGACACCGTCCCGCTCACGCACTACGAGGACGCCGCCCCCTATCTGCTGGAAGGAGGGGAGCAGTGCGTCGCGGGGTTACCTTTCCAAGACGGTTACGGCTACTGA